The following proteins are co-located in the Sphingobacteriales bacterium genome:
- the hypF gene encoding carbamoyltransferase HypF, with amino-acid sequence MASDTSKKALVIHVKGLVQGVGFRPFIFLLAKNHQLKGWVENRNDGVFIHAEGSEDNLACFVKDIKLKAPAASSVYEVIVSSAECNDYIDFQIVKSQNISEEITEISPDIAVCENCLKDLKTQQHRINYPFINCTHCGPRFTIIKDLPYDREKTSMSEFQMCETCRKEYTDIYDRRFHAQPVACNHCGPTYQFVSSTKILNNISEILTECARCIDNGEIIVIKGMGGYNICCDAKNEIAVTRLRNLKHRENKPFAVMFRDMEAIREHCHVNTLEESILMNWKRPIVLLETHKPLASGVSNGLNTTGCMLPYLPFHHLLFEKLAASAIVLTSGNFSDEPIIINDKEAIDKFSEITAGVVINNREIVNRTDDSVVFEAGNEIRIIRRSRGYVPSPIRLNQNVEGIFAAGAELTNCFCIGKDNQAILSQHIGDLQNYETFDFYQESIERFKKMFRFKPDIMACDLHPDYLSSKYAMKSGLPFVGVQHHHAHIASVMAEYGISEKVIGVAFDGVGLGTDGHIWGGEFLVCDLSDFERHAHFEYIPVPGGDKAVEEPWRIALSYLYRYFGNDLFDLKIPFIQRDAVQKYQQVIEMIEKNINCPLYSSAGRLFDAVSSLLLICTHAGFHAEAPMRLEAAIKSNDNQSYTIKPERIISFAGLFEQIISDIQNKIPVSVISTRFHHAMVEMIVKTAEMIKKETNINKVVLSGGSFQNRYLLKRTVKKLQVEKFDVFSPAKIPANDGGLALGQLAVASVKR; translated from the coding sequence TTGGCATCAGATACTTCGAAAAAAGCACTTGTGATCCATGTGAAAGGATTGGTACAGGGAGTTGGATTCCGGCCATTTATTTTTTTATTGGCTAAGAACCATCAGCTGAAGGGTTGGGTAGAAAACCGTAATGACGGAGTTTTCATCCATGCTGAAGGATCAGAAGATAATCTTGCCTGTTTTGTAAAAGATATTAAGCTAAAAGCACCTGCCGCTTCTTCCGTTTACGAGGTAATAGTATCATCTGCTGAATGCAATGATTATATTGATTTTCAGATAGTTAAAAGCCAAAATATTTCTGAGGAAATTACTGAAATCAGCCCCGACATAGCTGTATGTGAAAACTGCCTGAAAGATCTGAAAACACAACAACATCGAATTAATTACCCATTTATCAATTGCACCCATTGCGGTCCGAGATTTACGATTATTAAGGATCTTCCTTACGACAGAGAAAAGACAAGCATGTCGGAGTTTCAGATGTGTGAAACCTGCCGGAAAGAGTACACGGATATTTACGACAGAAGATTCCATGCCCAACCCGTAGCCTGTAATCATTGCGGGCCAACCTACCAGTTTGTCTCATCCACAAAAATTCTGAATAATATCAGTGAAATTTTGACAGAATGTGCCCGATGTATCGACAATGGAGAAATTATCGTTATCAAAGGGATGGGGGGATATAATATTTGCTGTGATGCAAAAAATGAAATAGCCGTTACCAGACTCAGAAATCTGAAACATAGGGAAAATAAACCTTTCGCTGTGATGTTCAGAGACATGGAAGCCATCCGGGAGCATTGCCATGTCAATACTTTGGAAGAATCTATCCTGATGAACTGGAAAAGGCCGATAGTTTTGCTTGAAACACATAAACCTCTGGCTTCAGGAGTCAGCAATGGGCTTAACACCACCGGTTGTATGCTTCCATACCTGCCTTTCCATCACCTGCTTTTTGAAAAACTTGCGGCCAGCGCCATCGTATTAACCAGCGGAAATTTTTCAGATGAGCCCATTATTATTAATGATAAAGAAGCAATTGATAAATTCTCGGAAATTACAGCCGGAGTCGTTATTAACAACCGGGAAATTGTTAACCGCACGGATGATTCAGTAGTATTTGAAGCCGGCAATGAGATCAGAATAATCAGGCGTTCAAGGGGTTATGTTCCATCACCCATACGCCTGAATCAAAATGTTGAAGGTATTTTTGCTGCCGGAGCAGAGCTCACCAATTGCTTTTGTATCGGAAAAGATAATCAGGCGATTTTGAGCCAGCATATCGGAGACCTTCAGAATTATGAAACATTTGATTTTTATCAGGAGAGTATCGAACGTTTTAAAAAAATGTTCAGGTTTAAACCGGACATAATGGCCTGCGACCTGCATCCTGATTATTTATCTAGCAAATATGCGATGAAAAGCGGTCTGCCCTTTGTGGGGGTACAGCATCATCATGCACATATCGCTTCGGTCATGGCAGAGTATGGAATTTCTGAAAAAGTTATCGGAGTAGCCTTTGATGGTGTAGGACTGGGGACAGACGGCCACATCTGGGGAGGTGAATTTCTCGTTTGCGATCTGTCTGATTTTGAGCGTCATGCTCATTTTGAATATATTCCGGTTCCGGGTGGTGATAAGGCTGTCGAAGAGCCCTGGCGTATTGCTTTATCATATCTTTACAGATATTTCGGAAATGATTTGTTTGATCTGAAAATCCCGTTCATTCAGCGTGATGCTGTCCAAAAATATCAGCAGGTCATCGAAATGATCGAGAAGAATATTAATTGTCCGCTGTATTCAAGTGCCGGGAGATTGTTCGATGCGGTTTCATCTCTTCTCCTGATTTGTACCCATGCCGGATTTCATGCAGAAGCACCCATGCGACTCGAAGCTGCTATAAAAAGTAATGATAATCAATCATATACAATAAAACCCGAACGCATTATCTCATTCGCAGGTCTTTTCGAACAAATCATCAGTGACATACAAAATAAAATACCTGTTTCAGTTATTTCAACCCGTTTTCATCATGCAATGGTTGAAATGATTGTAAAAACAGCAGAAATGATTAAAAAAGAAACAAATATTAATAAGGTTGTCCTTTCAGGAGGAAGTTTTCAAAACAGGTATTTACTTAAAAGGACAGTCAAAAAATTGCAGGTTGAAAAGTTTGATGTATTTTCGCCTGCAAAAATTCCGGCTAATGACGGAGGCCTTGCACTTGGTCAATTAGCTGTAGCATCCGTAAAAAGATAA
- a CDS encoding HypC/HybG/HupF family hydrogenase formation chaperone produces the protein MCLSIPAKVIEIEGNMAKVSIGGTEYRASLELVENVGIGDYVLVHTGFAIQKLAEDEAIETLRLFEEFEDLNKKLDEEEKEFRNPSNPGT, from the coding sequence ATGTGTTTGAGTATTCCAGCAAAAGTAATTGAAATTGAAGGAAATATGGCCAAGGTTTCCATTGGGGGAACTGAATACAGAGCAAGCCTCGAACTGGTCGAAAATGTGGGTATCGGAGATTATGTTCTGGTGCATACTGGTTTTGCCATCCAGAAATTAGCAGAAGATGAAGCCATTGAAACCCTCAGACTATTTGAAGAATTTGAAGACCTCAATAAAAAGCTCGATGAGGAAGAGAAAGAATTCAGAAATCCTTCAAATCCGGGAACATGA